In Phyllopteryx taeniolatus isolate TA_2022b chromosome 1, UOR_Ptae_1.2, whole genome shotgun sequence, the following proteins share a genomic window:
- the nfe2 gene encoding transcription factor NF-E2 45 kDa subunit yields the protein MCSTASYVIPTRRTWEVLACTSNRLCGEVPANILSSRSHGAQHSDMDAAWQELMAITELQGLETSGESAYETTQYQSIQPMVSMGAYAAAHCHHEPAPAAFEVGMTDSYDGGYSEEAAVCHHPSTNGEALYEHSGPQLNQRMLPLSSQSHLSLGTLTGQMSSSSGNSQGDRRPNSSLPRAQHMMWTAHSQSSFVHSGDDLESDSGLSLGSSPPLASPENCVAGAPGCKTVDMPITYSDGDRERTAEHSGRAHNYQTDYQSQSDSYRHTGAQPSYFTDQHHLNHSQFNALNLRVAKQLGELYSSELPSRGSWQQIMHTKPQGSVHTPACRDERRAIALKIPFPMEKIINLPVDDFNELLTQYTLTDAQLALIKDIRRRGKNKVAAQNCRKRKLDSIIHLERDLGQLQAQRDSLVQEKLEFQRSLTYIKCHLTELYAEVFSHLRDETGQPYSIDEYYLQQMADGETYLVPHTILHNKEF from the exons ATGTGTTCAACAGCAAGCTACGTGATTCCAACAAGGAGAACCTGGGAG GTATTAGCATGCACCTCAAACAGGTTGTGTGGGGAAGTGCCTGCTAATATACTCAGCAGTAGATCTCATGGAGCCCAGCACTCAGACATGGACGCAGCCTGGCAGGAACTGATGGCCATAACAGAGCTGCAG GGCTTAGAGACTTCTGGTGAAAGCGCCTACGAAACAACACAATACCAAAGCATTCAGCCGATGGTTTCTATGGGCGCATATGCGGCTGCCCACTGCCACCACGAGcctgctcctgctgcctttgaGGTGGGCATGACAGATTCATATGATGGAGGATACTCTGAGGAAGCTGCAGTCTGTCATCACCCAAGCACCAACGGAGAGGCACTCTATGAGCACTCTGGACCACAACTCAACCAGAGAATGCTGCCCCTCTCCTCTCAATCTCACCTTTCGCTTGGGACTCTCACAGGACAAATGAGCTCATCATCAGGTAATAGTCAAGGGGACAGAAGGCCAAACAGCAGTCTTCCCCGGGCTCAGCACATGATGTGGACAGCACATAGCCAAAGTTCATTTGTTCATTCAGGTGACGATCTAGAGTCAGACTCTGGTCTCTCCCTGGGCTCCAGTCCACCTTTGGCCTCACCAGAAAATTGTGTTGCTGGGGCACCGGGATGCAAGACTGTGGACATGCCCATTACATACAGTGATGGGGACCGAGAAAGGACAGCTGAACACAGTGGAAGAGCGCATAACTACCAGACAGATTATCAGAGTCAGTCTGATTCATATCGGCACACCGGTGCGCAACCATCTTATTTCACAGACCAACACCACTTAAACCATTCACAGTTCAACGCACTGAACCTTCGGGTAGCCAAACAGCTGGGTGAACTTTACAGCTCCGAGTTGCCCAGCAGAGGGAGCTGGCAACAAATCATGCATACAAAGCCTCAAGGAAGTGTCCATACACCAGCGTGCAGGGATGAGAGGCGGGCCATTGCGCTGAAGATCCCCTTCCCAATGGAAAAGATCATCAATCTGCCAGTGGACGACTTCAACGAGCTCCTGACACAATACACCCTGACCGATGCCCAACTGGCACTGATTAAAGACATCAGGCGTCGGGGCAAGAACAAGGTGGCAGCTCAGAACTGCCGCAAGCGCAAACTAGATAGCATAATTCATCTTGAACGAGACCTGGGTCAGCTGCAGGCTCAGAGAGACAGCCTGGTACAAGAGAAATTAGAGTTCCAGCGCAGCTTGACGTACATCAAGTGCCACCTCACTGAACTCTATGCAGAGGTGTTCTCTCACCTCAGAGATGAAACTGGACAACCATATTCAATAGATGAGTACTACTTACAACAGATGGCAGATGGGGAAACTTATTTAGTGCCTCACACAATTTTGCACAACAAAGAATTCTGA